The proteins below come from a single Nocardioides eburneiflavus genomic window:
- a CDS encoding Ppx/GppA phosphatase family protein, which translates to MRLGVLDIGSNTGHLLVVDAHGGAAPLPASSHKQPLRLAEHLDDEGAVTPQGIEALTEFCASATRIAEDKGCEEMLGFATSAVRDAVNSYEVLAHVEEHSGVTLEVLSGEDEARLTFLAVRRWFGWSAGRLVVFDIGGGSLEIAGGTDEAPDVAWSLPLGAARMAKAWFGGGTPSEQAVRDLRRQVRADIARDAGHLLRPGSPDRAAATSKTFRSLARICGAAPSGDGPLVPRVLELETLSGWIPKLMALSPQELADLPGVSPSRTHQIVPGALVAEACMDIFELTELEICPWALREGVILERLDQISVVTRQR; encoded by the coding sequence ATGCGCCTGGGCGTCCTCGACATCGGATCCAACACCGGCCACCTGCTGGTGGTGGACGCGCACGGCGGTGCCGCCCCGCTGCCGGCCTCGTCGCACAAGCAGCCCCTGCGCCTGGCCGAGCACCTCGACGACGAGGGTGCGGTCACGCCGCAGGGCATCGAGGCGCTCACCGAGTTCTGCGCCTCGGCGACGCGGATCGCCGAGGACAAGGGCTGCGAGGAGATGCTCGGCTTCGCGACCTCGGCGGTGCGCGACGCCGTCAACTCCTACGAGGTGCTCGCCCACGTCGAGGAGCACAGCGGTGTCACGCTCGAGGTGCTGTCCGGCGAGGACGAGGCGCGGCTGACCTTCCTGGCCGTACGTCGCTGGTTCGGCTGGTCGGCCGGGAGGCTCGTCGTGTTCGACATCGGCGGCGGCTCGCTCGAGATCGCCGGCGGCACCGACGAGGCCCCCGACGTCGCGTGGTCCCTCCCGCTCGGGGCGGCGCGGATGGCGAAGGCCTGGTTCGGCGGCGGCACGCCGTCCGAGCAGGCCGTCCGCGACCTGCGCCGTCAGGTCCGCGCCGACATCGCCCGGGATGCCGGGCACCTGCTGCGCCCCGGCTCACCGGACCGCGCGGCAGCCACCTCCAAGACGTTCCGCTCGCTGGCGCGCATCTGCGGGGCGGCGCCGAGCGGCGACGGTCCCCTCGTGCCGCGCGTCCTCGAGCTCGAGACGCTCTCGGGCTGGATCCCGAAGCTCATGGCGTTGTCGCCCCAGGAGCTCGCCGACCTGCCGGGCGTCTCCCCGAGCCGGACGCACCAGATCGTCCCCGGCGCGCTCGTCGCGGAGGCCTGCATGGACATCTTCGAGCTCACCGAGCTCGAGATCTGCCCGTGGGCCCTGCGCGAGGGCGTCATCCTCGAGCGCCTCGACCAGATCTCCGTCGTCACCAGGCAGCGCTGA